Part of the Candidatus Methanogranum gryphiswaldense genome, TAGACGATATTGTCAAAAACACTGTCAAAAAACTTGGCACTAACAATTTCAATCTTAATATAATCCAAACCTGTCTAGATATTACGAATGAGAAGTCCAAACCATTGCAAGATGCTCAACGTAACAAATACGCATACATAAAAAAGTAAAAAAGGAGGGGTCTACCCCTCAAAATGTTATCATCGTACTGGCATAGAACACAATAAGCGATATTGGCAATATCGTACCTATACGACGTAGAATTTCCTTAAAACTTGGATTTCCATTTAGGTAAGATGTAAGGAATGACATTAGAACACAGAGTTCTATGAGATATGCCAATAATATGACCGTAGTATCATTGAAATTACTGCCTTCAACAATATTTGATAGAGGCTTGAGCATTGATATGCTCATCCCCAATACCAATGGGGCGAACAACATCGCAGTCCCTGTCATCATGTCTACCATACTTTTCAATTTGTTACTTATGCTCTTCCTTACCGTTTCCTGATCCTGAAGTTGTCTACCTATTGATATGGCGAGGCGCCCAGCATCCCTGAGGTCCTTCTGTGCAGATCTACAGATATCACAAAACAGATCGGAAACGAACGAAGACGTCCTTCCGACTGACATTCTTATTGCAGTATAATTGTCTCCTCTGCACATCATCATCTCTCTTTTGACAGATTCGACAAGAGGCGCACATTCCTTCCTTACATTAATGGCAGAAACCAACGCATTCTCAAAATCATTTCCAGAGATCAGATTATTTCCTAACTCAAAAACGGAATCCTTCAAATATGCCTCCTGTTTCGACCTGATCTTCTCCCTCTTCGCATCGGGATAAGTCAATAGGAACATCATCAAACCTGCCACTGAGAATGATACGACGATCGATATGTCCATCTGACCCGTATTGATCATCAGGATCAACATCATCGGAACCGCTATCATGAACGGAACAAGGTATTTGACTTCCAGATTCTCAGATGTTGGGGACATGAAAGGATTCCTGTCCCGAACTGAAAGAATGACAATTACTATGGCTGCAGGGATACCAAAGAGCGTTATCGCAGATATCATATCGGAACTTATAGACGAACTTCCAAACATCCCACCTATATTCAACATTGGAAGTATGGACATCAATACCATCGGGACCATTATGCCTAGACCGAATACCGCCATGCATGGCGTGTTCAAAGATGAACTGTATGCCTCTCCTGCCTCCCTAAGGCCCAAAAGAGAGATGTCTGAAGCATCCTTCAACATCCTTGCCCTCTCGTTCTTATCGCTAGATTCGGAAGCAGCCATGACCATGTGCATCGAACGTCTGAACGCTGATAGCGATTCAGGTAAGGAGGCCAACAACGAGATCACCCCCGTTTTAATATCTGGGATTACCCTCGTATCTGCATCGAATGCTATTGTCCTGAATAATTTCTGAGCATTGTGCGGACCGCCTCTAGCAACATCTCTGACCGCTGTGTCTAAAGAACCGCCTCCGTCAATGACGACCGACATCATTCCTATCACCGTTGGACCTTCATTCATTAGGGATTTGGGATTGCTGACCGATTTTTTTCCAAATTGTAAATTGAATGACATGTCATTCACCTACTCCAGATATTGATTGGAATTTTGCTTTGAACGATCTCAACATATCTTCAGCAGTTTTTGCCCTGTTCTTCGACAAATGTTCATTTGATAACGCTATCCATTCCGGCCCAAAGAATTCCTCGCCATTTTTGTTACCCATATCGGCTAAGAAGGCCCTTATCATTCCTCTTGCCCTTATCTCCTTTATCGCTTCAATCCTTGATAGTTGAGAGATCGACATCACACGATGCATTACAGGTGACTCGAACAACATATCATTACCTGCGATATCCATGAACTCACCTGGATGCTCTCCCGTGGCTACGATTTCATTCATTCTTCTGATCTGATTTCCTGTCCTTCTATCCCTCACGGTGCCAAGGGTGACCAATACTTCCGTGGCCATGAATGCTTCTGGAGGTATGTTCATATCGTGTACTACACGATCATAGACAGACCTCGCAGAATCACCATGTATCGTACCCATAATTGAACTCCCAGCACGACCTGTCCTCATACTTTGATACAGGGTCCTGGCTTCCTCTCCTCTGACCTCTCCCAGTATGATCGCGGACTCTCCCATCCTCAACGATACCCTGAGTGCCTCATCCGCCCTTGAAAGCTCATTACCGTTCATCCTGTCGTCGATCAACATGGATTGCACCTTGTATCCCATCTTCCTCATCATTTCACCAGGAAGTTCGACCGTATCTTCTATCGTAAGTATCCTCTGAGAAAGAGGGAACTCGAACATAAGTGCAGATAGCATTGAACTCTTACCAGCTCCCCTTGAACCGCAAATCAGAAATGTAGCGCGATTATCGACCAAAAACGAAAGAAGTCCTGCGATCTTCGGATCCAATGTACCGTTTGCTATCAACCTTGTGAGTGTCCAAGGGCGCGTGGAGTGTTTTCTGATAGATACTGCATCTCCGTTCGGACTCATCGGATACCCTACAACGGTCGCCCTAGCATCATATCCTTTCATATCGGTCTCCAATATTGGATTGGATTCGCAGAACGGCAATCCGCTCTCTCTTTTCAAAATATTTATGAGATTCATGACCTCTTTTTTATCAACAATGAGATTTGTCCGGCAACGTATGTGTGAATTCACACCTGCTATCCCATTCATCGTTACATGTATGCGATTCTTGTCACAAGGTGCATCAATATAGATATCCTCAAGTTTAGAATCGGAAAGAAGAGTGTCAAACACACCAAGGCCAACTGTATATCTATACACTATATCGCACATCTCTACGACAGCTGCCTCTATGTTGCAGGAATCACTACCATAAACTGCCTCGATAACATCAGAGGAATTCATCAATATCCCCCTGGCAGTACTGATCACAGAGGACTTATCCATCCTACCTCCATTTTTCCTAAATGTTTCCCTGACATCCCCGATCGTGTTATAGATGACAACATTGAGAGAATCTGGATGAAGATATTCATTTGGCATGAGATTGTATTCGATCTCCCCATCGGGTGCGATACCGATTAGAACTTTGCCGCTCGAAGTTTCATATTCTGCCATTTTTTCAAGTTCTGTTCTTCTTCCAACCAACCAGCAATCAGAGTATGTAGGTTTTATCCGGACGTTACTCTCTGCCATATTACAAAAATCGGTCATGAATGTCCCTGCTGACCCACTATTCAGATAATTCCTTACTTTAACAGTAGTGGTATCCGATCCATCCTCTACAATATCCGATATGTCAAATGACCCTGGGCCATTTTTTGTATAATCATCAGAAATATCTTCTGAAATCTGATTGTGTCTGAGGTCTGCGACCTTTTTTTGAGGACATTTGGCTTTATTTTTGTCTTTATGATACTCAAAATTTTCTACGTCGCTGTAATCACTTATTATTAATTTCCCTTTATTGCTCACATACTGATCGAAACGAGGATCGTATTTGTCGCCCCCTCGTATGAATCCCCTTAATCCAGGCAATATGCGAGGCATCAATTACCACCTTTTGTTATGATCAGGGTCTTCTTTTTAATATTCTTAAGTCCTAATTCTGCTTGATCCAGCGCACGATATGTTTTCTTTAGACAATTCGCACACTCTCTGTCCTTAGCCCTAAATTTCATCAAAAGTTCCCTTGCAGCTTCGAAATAAGGGTCGGGAAATCCTTGCCAGGCAACATTTATAACATTGGCACGGGAATATTCACAAACATTGCATGAATGAGCCTTCACTGACAGATCAACACTCTTCACAGACCTATCAAGCAATGCAAGTTCGCATAGGATATTCGCAGTTTGACCGGATATCTCCATATCCTTTCCTGTTCTGAGTCTGATCCTTTCGACGTTGCCATACGAAGATATGCATCCCACCATACACCTAATGCAATCTAATGATCTTATCTCCGGAACATGCAGACACTTTCTGCAGTTTATTATGAGGATGTCGTTATCCTCCATAATAACTGAAAGGTCGCTTTTTTTCTTACTGCCTAAATTACGGCATATTTCTGTTAGGTCCATAAAAATGACACAAATTACACTTGTTTATGATGGAAGTACTAACTGTAATATAACGAAAATAAAGAAAACTTCAACCAAAACCATATCTCGACTTAAAGGAATCAATTCATGTTCTTTGTTATTCTATATTAAATGACACGGTTAATCTTATAAACTCACATATCGTAATAATGTCGCTATGTGGGCAACTAGCGGATACATAACATTAATAGAAAATCTATGCGAAATAAAAAGACTATTCGATAACGGAGATCGTGACGATTGTCTTAAATTAGTAGACATGGGTATCAGTGAATATGAGAATTGCCCTGACCTTTGGATAGCGAAGGCGATTCTAGTTAGGTCCAATCCGCAATTGCACAACTATTGTGTCATGAAGGCCAAATCCCTACTTTCACAGAATATAAATCTGCTCATCTTTAGAATGGATGACCTAAAGAACATGAAGTGTGATATGCCAGATAGTTGGTTTTTAAATCATAATTCAAAATCTACAGATGGCTAACTATATTATGATATATTGTCCATATATCTACCAAAAATATATATTTAACAACGAATAACTATATTTATTGAATAAGATTATTCAAATGTATGCTTACGTCGGAAACATATCTTGACTTCGTGGATGAATTAAATGATGTGAAATCACTGATTTTGGAAGGATACTACGACGAGTGCACAAACAAAGTTAATACTCTTATGAAGTGCGACTGCAACTGTCCTGATCTATGGGCACTAAAAGCCATAATGATGCATTCTAACGACAAGGTCTACAATTACTGCGTCATGAAAGCGAGATTCCTTGTAAAACAACACATCAAACTTTTAGTGTTCACGGATGAAGAACTAAAAGATCTAAAAATAGAAAAACATGATTTGAAACTTTATCTAACATAAGAGAACCTTTAAATCATATACGCGATAGACCAGTCATGGAAATATTGTCACCTGCGGGCTCACCCGAAGGACTGGTCGCTTCTATAAAAGGGGGCTGCGATGCCGTTTACCTCGGAGGTAAAATATTCGGAGCCAGAGCATTCGCGGACAACTTCTCTGATAAAGAACTCCAGGGTGCAATAGAGTATTGTCATGACAACAAGGTCAAGGCATATGTCACCGTGAATACGATCATCAAGGATGTAGAGATGGAAAATGCCGTCGGATATGTCAAATTCTTAAGGGACATAGATGCCGATGCTATCTTGATACAAGACCTTGGACTTCTTAAAAACATATCCAGATACGATATAGCAAAACACGCATCCACACAAATGGGAATCCACAGTGCGGCAGGGCTACGCTGGTGTTCAAAACACGGCATGGATCGCGCAGTACTATCCAGAGAGCTGACCTTTGATGAATTATCCGAAGTTATCAAGGACTCTCCGATAGAAACGGAAGTATTCGTCCAAGGTGCCATGTGCTATTGCATCTCTGGCGGATGTTTATTTTCCAGTTTGGTCGGAGGAAGAAGTGGCAACAGGGGACAATGCGCCCAACCATGTAGAAAGAAATATTTTATGGATGGAAAAGAAGGATATCTTCTCAGCAATGCTGACATCTATGGCGTGGAATGGATCAAAAAACTAGAGGCCATAGGCGTTACATCAGCAAAGATCGAAGGAAGAATGAGAAGCGAAGCTTATGCTTACCTTGCTACAAAGGTCTATTCGATGACCAAGAACGGAAATTCCTGGGATGAGATCAAAGATACCGACGATCTTCTCAAAACAGTGTTCAACAGAGGTTTTGGACCTGGATATTTCGATGGCGTAAAATCACCAGTACAATACAGATTCGCAGATAACAGAGGATATTATCTTGGAACGGTCATCATCTCTGACAGAAGGTTCAATACCAATGACCTGAACTGTCCAGTTCACATAAAGGATGGAATATCCATATTCCGGGGAGACGAGAAGGTTGGAGGATTCAAACTAACCAATATCGGTAAGGTCGCATCCCCATTCAGAATAAACGACGGAGAGTACGATATCTATAGAACCTATGACCCCGAGATCGATATTATCAAGAATCTTGTCGGAGAACCGCCAAAATTCACCGGAGATAAAACAAGGTCAGATGTGAAGGTAGATAAGAAGGTAGTAGAGCGTCCTAAGAAGAAACCCGAATTCTCTTTCTATGTGAACTCACTAAAAACCCTAGATACTGTGTTACCTTATGCGGACCGCGTATATTTTGACATGAATGAAAATCTGGAAATTGCAAAGAAAATGTGCAACAAGACCAATGTCGAATGCGTGACCAATGTCCCCAGACTATATCCGATGGGAAAGGTTGACGACGATTCCATCATGATACATTCTCCAGGACAGGTAGAATACGATAATGAGACACGTGTTTATGGTAGCTATTTCATGAATATGTTCAACAGCAATTTCGAGGCGGGATTATTCCAAACCACACTTTCGGTGGAATTATCAAAGATCGAGATGGAGAACATTGCGAAACACTACTCTGGCAGATTGGAAACCATCGTATTTGGAAGAACCGAACTTATGTGCACAAGAGACCCTAACATGACGAACGGCATCCTCAAAGATGAAAAGGAATTCGAATTTCCAGTGTACAAAGATGATCACGGGCTGTCACACATATTGAATTCATCGGACCTTCTTCTATTACCGTATATGAAAGAACTGCAAAATATGGGGATCAATTCCGTTGGTATAGATCTTAGAAAAAGACCCTCACAACTTGCAAAGGTAGTTGCTGAAGCTTACGTGAACCAAGACGTATCGATGAAGGGTAAGATCACAGAAATGTGTGTCGGTATCAATTATGGAACATACTTGAAAGCTATCAACTAAGTACACTAATTGTAAAGTCTGCTTTATATTTCATAAGAAACGAACTTCTTTTTTATGAAATTTGATAAAAGAGCAGATATTGGGTTTCCAGAGGCCATAATGGCAGTGATGATGGTGACAATTGTCCTTACATTATACTTAGGGGCATTTGTAATAAATTCTCAAACAGACAACAAAAATTATACTGAATTCGATCGAGATATCGTCTCAGATATAACAATTGTAGAAAATGTTGTGACTGGCGACATAAATGAAAAACTGTACAAATTCATGGAAAAAAATGAATTACTTGGTATAACTGTAAGATGTTGGACCCCGGGAGACATAGTTGAATGCGACATTTCATTCACAGTAGGCACAATGGACGAAAATGTCGAAGGTACAAGATTCATAAAAACGATACCGACAGATGATGGGCGCATGATACCCGTAGTGTTCGAGGTGGCACAATGCTTCTGAAAAACAATAGAAAAGGTCTGACAGGAATTATCGATGCCATGATATTCATCACCATAATGTCTGTGGTCTTCTCCGCACTTTATGCATATAATATCAACAATACGGATACTTTTGATCCTGATGCATCCGATATCTCTAATGAGATCTTGTCCTCCAAATTCTGTCTTGACGATATAATCGATACGGATGATTCCAGACTGGTAAGTTTTACAGATCTCTTAGCAGCCGCTACAATGACAGGGGACGAAAGAACAATCGATTATCTGCGCCTTGTCCTGAATTCTGCCACTGGACGTCCTGATTCATACAGAATGACCACAATATATGGTAACAATACTTTCACCATCGGCATAGATGAAGGAATACCTCGCTCTTCGTGTACAGAAACGACCGCCATCACATACGGTGGGTCCATGACAACAATATTGGAATTGTTCTGAATTTGTAAAGCATCAAAGTAATAATATGTGAGGTAATACACCAAAGCATAGGACAAAATCCAAAGAGTGATTGGAATGAAGTTGGTGCTTATCAGACACGGAGAAAGCGTTTGGAACAAAGAGAATCTGTTCACTGGTTGGACAGATGTGGACCTCTCCGAAAA contains:
- a CDS encoding type II/IV secretion system ATPase subunit; this translates as MTDFCNMAESNVRIKPTYSDCWLVGRRTELEKMAEYETSSGKVLIGIAPDGEIEYNLMPNEYLHPDSLNVVIYNTIGDVRETFRKNGGRMDKSSVISTARGILMNSSDVIEAVYGSDSCNIEAAVVEMCDIVYRYTVGLGVFDTLLSDSKLEDIYIDAPCDKNRIHVTMNGIAGVNSHIRCRTNLIVDKKEVMNLINILKRESGLPFCESNPILETDMKGYDARATVVGYPMSPNGDAVSIRKHSTRPWTLTRLIANGTLDPKIAGLLSFLVDNRATFLICGSRGAGKSSMLSALMFEFPLSQRILTIEDTVELPGEMMRKMGYKVQSMLIDDRMNGNELSRADEALRVSLRMGESAIILGEVRGEEARTLYQSMRTGRAGSSIMGTIHGDSARSVYDRVVHDMNIPPEAFMATEVLVTLGTVRDRRTGNQIRRMNEIVATGEHPGEFMDIAGNDMLFESPVMHRVMSISQLSRIEAIKEIRARGMIRAFLADMGNKNGEEFFGPEWIALSNEHLSKNRAKTAEDMLRSFKAKFQSISGVGE
- a CDS encoding U32 family peptidase — protein: MEILSPAGSPEGLVASIKGGCDAVYLGGKIFGARAFADNFSDKELQGAIEYCHDNKVKAYVTVNTIIKDVEMENAVGYVKFLRDIDADAILIQDLGLLKNISRYDIAKHASTQMGIHSAAGLRWCSKHGMDRAVLSRELTFDELSEVIKDSPIETEVFVQGAMCYCISGGCLFSSLVGGRSGNRGQCAQPCRKKYFMDGKEGYLLSNADIYGVEWIKKLEAIGVTSAKIEGRMRSEAYAYLATKVYSMTKNGNSWDEIKDTDDLLKTVFNRGFGPGYFDGVKSPVQYRFADNRGYYLGTVIISDRRFNTNDLNCPVHIKDGISIFRGDEKVGGFKLTNIGKVASPFRINDGEYDIYRTYDPEIDIIKNLVGEPPKFTGDKTRSDVKVDKKVVERPKKKPEFSFYVNSLKTLDTVLPYADRVYFDMNENLEIAKKMCNKTNVECVTNVPRLYPMGKVDDDSIMIHSPGQVEYDNETRVYGSYFMNMFNSNFEAGLFQTTLSVELSKIEMENIAKHYSGRLETIVFGRTELMCTRDPNMTNGILKDEKEFEFPVYKDDHGLSHILNSSDLLLLPYMKELQNMGINSVGIDLRKRPSQLAKVVAEAYVNQDVSMKGKITEMCVGINYGTYLKAIN